The DNA region AGGTATCCTCAGACAGATACTTATCGGCATCGGGCTGGGTCTCGGCACATCACTGGTGCTGACAGGCATACCCGTTCTCGCAGGATTCGGAGAATACGTAAACAGCGGGAAGTCCTATACCGAACCATGGCAGTTCGTATACGAATTCGCTTACTGCATACTTTCGGTAGGTGCCGCAGAGGAACTGGTGTTCCGCGGCTTTATATACAGTAAACTGAAAAGCCTTTTCGGCAAAGAGATATATGCCGCCGTAGGTTCGTCCCTCCTCTTCGGACTATTCCATGTATTCAGAGGAAATATAGCACAGATCTTTGTCACCGCAGTGATAGGCTTCATATTCTGCACATACAGAAATAAGATAAAGGGCTGTACACTGCTGTCGCTGATGATATGCCACGGCGTATACGATGCTATGATAACCATCTGGGCACTGCACGGATAATAAACAGAAATACCGTCAGACCCGCAATGTGAAGAACAGACCAAAGGAAACAATAAAATGAAGAGAATACTGAATATCACAGGAAAAATATTCCTGGCTATCATGATACCTGTCATCATATCAGTCATAGTTACGGCGATGGCAGGCGGAGATACCTGCACAGAGATCTCAGAAAATGAAAGCATGACCACGGATATCGGAAACGATGACGGTCACCCGCTGATATCTGTATCGGGTTTCGGGAACTCATTGCAGGCTTCTGTATCACGTGACAGATTGACTATCTTACGAAGCGCGATCTCCACAGAAAAATAATATCATTTCAGGATACCATCATAAGAGGTAAGTATGAAAACGGTCATAATCCACGGACAAAGCCATAAAGGCTCGACCTACAACATAGCACATATGCTGGGCGAAAAGATAGGCGGAGAACTCGCTGAATTTCTCTTGCCAAGGGATTTCGGAGAATTCTGCACAGGCTGTACCCGCTGTTTTCTTGAACACGAAAGCAAATGTCCCCACTATCAGAAACTTTCACCCATAACCAAAGCAATAGATGATGCCGATGTGGTAATACTCGCAAGCCCCGTCTACGTCTTCCACGCAACAGGTGCGATGAAAGCTTTTCTAGACCACTACGGCTACCGCTGGATGGTACATTCACCCGACGGAAGAATGTTCACCAAACAGGGCGTGTGCATATCCACCGCCGCAGGTGCGGGCATGGGGAAAACAAATAAGGATATGGGCGACAGTCTGTTCTTCTGGGGGATAGGTAAGATATACAAATACGGCGTGGGCGTAATGGCGACTGACTGGGAAAGCGTATCCGACAAGAAACGCGCCGCCATCGACAGAAAGACCACCGCCATGGCAAATGCCATAAAAAGCCGTGCGGGTCATGTGACACCATCTTTAAAAACAAAAGCCGTGTTCTTCGGTATGCATCTTATGCAGAGAAAAGGCATCAACGAACGCGACAAAAAGCACTGGCAGGAACAGGGCTGGACGGGCAGTAAACGCCCCTGGAAA from Ruminococcus albus AD2013 includes:
- a CDS encoding CPBP family intramembrane glutamic endopeptidase, which translates into the protein MTNGIKKERVWKKGRTVSAARLAKQRDNDLLSLTMGFMGSMVGGFMLNMFNAKIAMNMPVPLRAPLMFVLYWAIAVIPIIIIRQDKMRPADLGLEKEGILRQILIGIGLGLGTSLVLTGIPVLAGFGEYVNSGKSYTEPWQFVYEFAYCILSVGAAEELVFRGFIYSKLKSLFGKEIYAAVGSSLLFGLFHVFRGNIAQIFVTAVIGFIFCTYRNKIKGCTLLSLMICHGVYDAMITIWALHG
- a CDS encoding flavodoxin family protein → MKTVIIHGQSHKGSTYNIAHMLGEKIGGELAEFLLPRDFGEFCTGCTRCFLEHESKCPHYQKLSPITKAIDDADVVILASPVYVFHATGAMKAFLDHYGYRWMVHSPDGRMFTKQGVCISTAAGAGMGKTNKDMGDSLFFWGIGKIYKYGVGVMATDWESVSDKKRAAIDRKTTAMANAIKSRAGHVTPSLKTKAVFFGMHLMQRKGINERDKKHWQEQGWTGSKRPWKN